A section of the Halopiger aswanensis genome encodes:
- a CDS encoding tRNA-dihydrouridine synthase — MPTLPSEPELTFDPPLALASLSGEADAEWARAGADYAGAAFLGGIALDEDSRAAARELVARDRNEFLPADPLEFIDRQLAALEGVPIQPGFNVRSATREPIADAARVCRDRDAVLEINAHCRQDELCAVGCGETLLQDADRLVGYVETAADTGATVGVKVRAEVPDVDLAALSGQLEDAGAAFVHVDAMDSEPVIAEVADATDLFVIANNGVRDDETVREYVDYGADAVSVGRPSDNPAVLERVRSAVDRRLGVEARP, encoded by the coding sequence ATGCCCACACTCCCCTCGGAACCCGAACTCACCTTCGACCCGCCGCTCGCGCTCGCCAGCCTGAGCGGCGAGGCCGACGCCGAGTGGGCTCGCGCCGGCGCCGACTACGCGGGTGCCGCCTTCCTGGGCGGCATCGCCCTCGACGAGGACTCGAGAGCCGCCGCACGCGAGCTCGTCGCCCGCGACCGGAACGAGTTCCTGCCCGCCGATCCGCTCGAGTTCATCGACCGTCAACTCGCCGCCCTCGAGGGCGTGCCGATCCAGCCCGGGTTCAACGTCCGGAGCGCGACCCGGGAGCCGATCGCCGACGCGGCGCGGGTCTGTCGCGACCGGGACGCCGTCCTCGAGATCAACGCCCACTGCCGGCAGGACGAACTGTGCGCGGTCGGCTGCGGCGAGACCCTCCTGCAGGACGCCGACCGACTCGTCGGGTACGTCGAAACAGCAGCCGACACCGGCGCGACCGTCGGCGTCAAGGTCCGCGCCGAGGTGCCGGACGTCGACCTGGCGGCGCTCTCAGGGCAACTCGAGGATGCCGGTGCGGCGTTCGTTCACGTCGACGCGATGGACTCCGAACCCGTAATCGCCGAGGTCGCCGACGCGACCGACCTGTTCGTGATCGCTAACAACGGCGTCCGCGACGACGAGACCGTCCGGGAGTACGTCGACTACGGCGCCGACGCCGTCAGCGTCGGCCGGCCCAGCGACAACCCGGCGGTGCTCGAGCGCGTCCGTTCGGCGGTGGATCGACGGCTCGGCGTCGAAGCGCGTCCCTGA
- the cofD gene encoding 2-phospho-L-lactate transferase has translation MVTFLSGGTGTPKLLDGAGAVFSPEETTIVANTGDDIEIGGLFVSPDVDTLLFQGGGVLDRETWWGIEGDTHRTNAALMDIADAADLPEGPQYLSEEQQTTGRDLANWRRFSGVAEFMTIGDRDRAVHITRTSLLDQGYTLSEATQRLADAFDLSVDLLPMSDDPVASLVHTDEGMMHFQEYWVGHRGEPDVENVEFRGSSTAEPAPGVLEALQDTVVIGPSNPVTSIGPMLALPGVADTLAQTTVVAVSPFLGDEAFSGPAEDLMEAVNAEPSTDGLATAYPFADAYIVDEGDDVEFDRPTIQTDIEIDSPADAKRVTRAIEQAIEIVS, from the coding sequence ATGGTAACCTTCCTCTCCGGGGGCACCGGGACGCCGAAGTTGTTAGACGGCGCTGGGGCCGTATTTTCGCCGGAGGAGACGACGATCGTCGCCAATACGGGCGACGACATCGAGATCGGCGGGCTGTTCGTGTCGCCGGACGTCGACACGCTGCTCTTTCAGGGCGGGGGCGTCCTCGATCGGGAGACGTGGTGGGGGATCGAGGGCGACACGCACCGGACGAACGCGGCGCTGATGGATATCGCCGACGCCGCGGACCTCCCCGAGGGGCCGCAGTACCTCTCCGAGGAGCAACAGACGACGGGGCGGGACCTCGCCAACTGGCGGCGCTTTTCCGGCGTCGCCGAGTTCATGACGATCGGCGACCGCGACCGGGCCGTCCACATCACGCGCACGAGTCTTCTCGATCAGGGCTACACGCTGAGCGAGGCCACCCAGCGCCTCGCCGACGCCTTCGATCTCTCGGTCGATCTCCTCCCGATGAGCGACGACCCCGTCGCCAGCCTCGTCCACACCGACGAGGGGATGATGCACTTCCAGGAGTACTGGGTCGGCCACCGCGGCGAGCCCGACGTCGAGAACGTCGAGTTCCGCGGCTCCTCGACCGCCGAACCCGCGCCCGGCGTCCTCGAGGCGCTCCAGGACACGGTCGTCATCGGGCCGTCGAATCCGGTGACGAGCATCGGGCCGATGCTCGCGCTGCCGGGCGTCGCGGACACGCTCGCTCAGACGACGGTCGTCGCGGTGTCGCCGTTCCTCGGCGACGAGGCCTTCTCCGGGCCAGCCGAAGACCTCATGGAGGCGGTCAACGCCGAACCGAGCACCGACGGGCTGGCGACCGCGTATCCGTTCGCCGACGCCTACATCGTCGACGAGGGTGACGACGTCGAGTTCGACCGGCCGACGATCCAGACGGATATCGAGATCGACTCGCCCGCGGACGCGAAGCGCGTCACCCGAGCGATCGAACAGGCGATCGAAATCGTTAGCTAG
- a CDS encoding glutamate--cysteine ligase family protein, producing MPEEELASRVADVLSVDAETYQTQAAADAEVIKEGVENGVFDNPQAIVGLEYEFYAVKDDDCALRRVPRRLLELIGFEKELGLHNAEMTTSPQPLNADGILAQESEVKSRLRTALTVSESEGMRLVSDGLWTIPPEGEDAATYLTDSVERTATAEDGSERAIRVATNMSDSARYHAMANTDQAQAAGMRIEAPHVSLQADTVMPESLITSIQPHYQVPHAPDLPDYFNYALRIAGPLLALGVNSPFFPPDLYDEDATPEEILADGWMEHRISVFETVLNDPTTGEGKVRFPRDLETVDEAIDRVATDDTIVPMPVEKGERFDDQFPHFRRKHGTYWRWVRPVFGGPTRSAANARIEFRPIPAQPTVRDGTAFLAAFAGLLQSLTRLEHPVRELDWPVARENFYAAMVDGLEADLTWITNDGKETTDTLELYEDLLAHAEDGLTNRGLNEEEAAKYLYPLRRRVRQGVTPASWKREQVRAELEDGASLADAITTMQRRYVDRQRETLLEGSFADWIGD from the coding sequence ATGCCCGAGGAGGAACTCGCGTCGCGGGTCGCCGACGTCCTGTCGGTCGACGCCGAGACGTATCAAACGCAGGCCGCGGCAGACGCCGAGGTCATCAAAGAGGGGGTCGAGAACGGCGTCTTCGACAACCCGCAGGCGATCGTCGGCCTCGAGTACGAGTTCTACGCGGTCAAGGACGACGACTGCGCGCTCCGGCGGGTGCCCCGGCGGCTGCTCGAGCTCATCGGGTTCGAGAAGGAACTCGGGTTGCACAACGCGGAGATGACGACCAGCCCGCAGCCGCTGAACGCCGACGGGATCCTCGCCCAGGAGTCGGAGGTCAAATCTCGGCTGCGAACGGCGCTGACCGTCTCCGAGTCGGAGGGGATGCGACTGGTCAGCGACGGGCTCTGGACGATCCCGCCGGAGGGCGAGGACGCGGCGACGTACCTGACGGACAGCGTCGAGCGAACGGCGACCGCCGAGGACGGCAGCGAGCGCGCGATCCGCGTCGCGACGAACATGAGCGACTCGGCGCGCTACCACGCGATGGCCAACACCGACCAGGCCCAGGCTGCGGGGATGCGCATCGAGGCACCTCACGTTTCCCTGCAGGCCGACACCGTCATGCCCGAGAGCCTCATCACGTCGATCCAGCCCCACTATCAGGTGCCCCACGCGCCCGACCTCCCGGACTACTTCAACTACGCGCTGCGGATCGCGGGCCCTCTCCTCGCGCTCGGCGTTAACTCACCCTTCTTCCCGCCGGATCTGTACGACGAGGACGCGACACCCGAGGAGATCCTCGCAGACGGCTGGATGGAACACCGGATCAGCGTCTTCGAGACCGTCCTGAACGATCCCACCACCGGCGAGGGGAAGGTCCGGTTCCCCCGCGATCTGGAGACCGTCGACGAAGCGATCGACCGCGTCGCGACCGACGACACGATCGTTCCGATGCCCGTCGAGAAGGGCGAGCGGTTCGACGACCAGTTCCCCCACTTCCGGCGCAAGCACGGTACCTACTGGCGGTGGGTTCGCCCGGTCTTCGGCGGCCCGACCCGTTCGGCGGCCAACGCTCGCATCGAGTTCCGGCCGATCCCCGCCCAGCCGACCGTCCGCGACGGCACCGCCTTCCTCGCCGCCTTCGCCGGCCTGCTCCAGAGTCTCACCCGCCTCGAGCACCCCGTCCGGGAACTCGACTGGCCGGTCGCACGCGAGAACTTCTACGCCGCGATGGTCGACGGTCTCGAGGCCGACCTGACCTGGATCACCAACGACGGCAAGGAGACGACCGATACCCTCGAACTCTACGAGGACCTGCTGGCCCACGCCGAGGACGGGCTGACGAACCGCGGCCTGAACGAGGAAGAGGCCGCGAAGTACCTCTATCCGCTCCGGCGGCGGGTTCGACAGGGCGTCACGCCCGCGAGTTGGAAACGCGAGCAAGTTCGCGCCGAACTCGAGGACGGCGCGAGCCTCGCCGACGCCATCACGACGATGCAGCGGCGGTACGTCGACCGCCAGCGCGAGACCCTGCTCGAGGGGAGTTTCGCGGACTGGATCGGCGACTGA
- a CDS encoding archaellin/type IV pilin N-terminal domain-containing protein translates to MKTDDVSDQRGQVGIGTLIVFIAMVLVSAIAAGVLIDTAGSLQTQAEATGEESTAQVSDHLQVVSAAGETGRNDYIESIADSDADEIYRVGLRVKKSPGAGNIDLNSTIIEYADSDHSILTHYDTNGFDANGLPTEVNATNGSDNVFFTRSIKGDDNTVLDERGDEIEIVILLGTVTKSSDFVYDDDLEQPTPISDDGEAELTITTGSGAQTIEVLRPPHTLIEQKAVQL, encoded by the coding sequence GTGAAGACGGACGACGTGTCGGATCAACGAGGCCAGGTGGGTATTGGGACGCTTATCGTGTTTATCGCGATGGTACTAGTTTCGGCGATCGCTGCGGGTGTGTTGATCGATACAGCCGGTTCTCTCCAGACTCAGGCGGAAGCTACTGGTGAAGAGAGTACGGCGCAGGTATCCGACCATCTACAAGTAGTGTCGGCCGCCGGTGAGACTGGGAGGAACGACTACATCGAATCCATAGCTGATAGCGATGCGGACGAAATTTATCGAGTCGGGTTACGAGTCAAGAAAAGCCCCGGGGCTGGAAATATCGACCTCAATAGTACGATAATAGAGTATGCCGATAGTGATCACAGTATATTAACTCATTATGACACGAACGGGTTCGATGCAAACGGATTGCCGACTGAAGTGAACGCAACAAACGGTTCGGACAACGTTTTCTTCACACGATCGATCAAAGGCGACGATAATACGGTGCTCGACGAACGGGGAGACGAAATCGAGATCGTCATTCTCTTAGGAACGGTTACGAAATCGAGCGATTTCGTCTACGACGACGATCTCGAACAACCGACTCCGATATCCGACGATGGAGAAGCGGAGTTGACGATTACGACCGGTTCGGGGGCTCAAACGATCGAAGTGTTGCGGCCGCCACATACTCTCATAGAGCAAAAAGCCGTTCAACTCTAG
- the ligA gene encoding ATP-dependent DNA ligase LigA has product MQFATFADRAAAIEAEPADLEIVAHVTDLLEDAEADLEIVARFVQGRVFPAWDSTTLDIGPSACYEAIARAAGTNVDADDVEDRLAEMGEIGDVAASYDFGGQQGLGAFTGGDDGSGDDLTVREVYDTLADLAAAEGSGSQDRKVDLLFGLFNRCSSEEARYLARLVLSEMRIGVGEGTVRDAVAEAFDVPEDSVERALQVSNDYGEVARVARDEGVAGLDAIDLEIGRPVQAMLAQAGTVTDALDEWEEAAVEWKYDGARIQLHHSADGETRVFSRNMEEVTDALPEVLEYADETLEDPVILDGEVVAVDDDGSPLPFQEVLKRFRRKHDVEKAREEVTVRPVFFDCLHAGGEDLLEEPLTTRHDQLRAVLADDDAPEDEDETDVEGLSLLWTADDPDEIEAIDADALEAGHEGIMLKNPDSAYSPGRRGKHWRKRKPDVETLDCVVTGAEWGEGRRANFLGTFELSIRDGDDLETVGKVATGITDEKLAELTELLEPHVAAEDGQDVDLEPAVVFEVGYEEIQTSPTYSSGYALRFPRFLAVRSDKEPEDADTLERIESLRS; this is encoded by the coding sequence ATGCAGTTCGCCACGTTCGCCGACCGCGCCGCCGCGATCGAAGCCGAGCCCGCGGACCTCGAGATCGTCGCCCACGTCACCGACCTGCTCGAGGACGCGGAAGCCGACCTCGAGATCGTCGCCCGATTCGTGCAGGGCCGGGTCTTCCCCGCGTGGGACTCGACGACGCTCGATATCGGCCCGAGCGCGTGTTACGAGGCGATCGCCCGCGCAGCCGGGACGAACGTCGACGCCGACGACGTCGAGGACCGGCTCGCCGAAATGGGCGAGATCGGCGACGTGGCGGCAAGTTACGACTTCGGCGGCCAGCAGGGACTGGGCGCGTTCACCGGCGGTGACGACGGGAGCGGGGACGACCTCACCGTCCGCGAGGTCTACGACACTCTCGCCGACCTCGCGGCCGCCGAAGGGTCGGGCAGCCAGGATCGCAAGGTCGACCTCCTCTTCGGTCTCTTTAACCGCTGCTCGAGCGAGGAGGCCCGCTACCTCGCGCGGCTCGTCCTCTCGGAGATGCGCATCGGCGTCGGCGAGGGGACCGTCCGCGACGCCGTTGCTGAAGCCTTCGACGTCCCCGAAGACAGCGTCGAGCGCGCGCTACAGGTCTCGAACGACTACGGCGAGGTGGCTCGCGTCGCCCGCGACGAGGGCGTCGCGGGACTGGACGCGATCGACCTCGAGATCGGCCGCCCAGTCCAGGCGATGCTCGCGCAGGCGGGAACCGTCACCGACGCCTTGGATGAGTGGGAGGAAGCCGCCGTCGAGTGGAAGTACGACGGCGCGCGGATCCAGTTGCACCACTCCGCCGACGGCGAGACCCGCGTCTTCTCCCGAAACATGGAGGAAGTCACCGACGCCCTCCCCGAAGTTCTCGAGTACGCCGACGAGACCCTCGAGGACCCGGTCATCCTGGACGGCGAGGTCGTCGCCGTCGACGACGACGGCAGCCCGCTCCCCTTCCAGGAGGTGCTCAAGCGGTTCCGCCGCAAGCACGACGTCGAGAAGGCCCGCGAGGAGGTCACCGTCCGGCCGGTCTTCTTCGACTGTCTGCACGCCGGCGGCGAGGACCTGCTCGAGGAGCCGCTGACGACCCGACACGACCAGCTGCGGGCGGTGCTGGCGGACGACGATGCGCCGGAGGACGAAGACGAAACCGACGTGGAGGGCCTCTCCCTGCTCTGGACCGCCGACGACCCCGACGAGATCGAGGCGATCGACGCCGACGCCCTCGAGGCAGGCCACGAGGGGATCATGCTCAAAAACCCCGATTCGGCGTACTCGCCGGGCCGACGTGGGAAACACTGGCGCAAGCGCAAACCCGACGTCGAGACGCTGGACTGCGTCGTCACCGGCGCCGAGTGGGGTGAAGGTCGCCGTGCGAACTTCCTCGGGACCTTCGAGCTCTCGATCCGTGACGGCGACGACCTGGAAACAGTTGGGAAGGTCGCGACCGGCATCACGGACGAGAAACTCGCCGAACTCACCGAGCTGCTCGAGCCCCACGTCGCCGCCGAAGACGGCCAAGACGTCGACCTCGAGCCGGCAGTCGTCTTCGAGGTGGGCTACGAGGAGATCCAGACCTCGCCGACCTACTCGTCGGGGTACGCGCTGCGCTTCCCGCGCTTTTTGGCGGTTCGCTCGGATAAGGAACCCGAGGACGCGGATACGCTCGAGCGGATCGAATCGCTGCGCTCCTGA
- a CDS encoding HD domain-containing protein, whose product MKVIKDSVHDHLQVEAVARDLLDTPPVQRLRGIRQLGTVSLVYPSANHTRFEHSLGVYHLACKALEQLNVEGTQAERVQAAALLHDVGHGPFSHNLEPLTHRRTGRYHDDVDHLIADGAVGDVLRDHDLEPERIAGLIAGEGRFGQLVSGELDVDRMDYLVRDAHHTGVPYGTIDHERLVRELTFVDGELVLDEGNVQAAESLLVARALMNPTVYSHSVARISKAMLRRAAERLLERTDTDAEALQRMDDADLVVALRSCEDTQEFSRRLDERDLFKRAVWAEIDDVPGGVIESDHESVREFEREIADRAEVEQECVILDIPSRPSMTESTTRVMVNGDIRRLGQQSPLVEALRAAQYSQWRLGVYSPPEMRERVGRAAVDVLGLDIEGALVSEVRDGMDTTLDQFVDD is encoded by the coding sequence ATGAAAGTCATCAAGGACAGCGTCCACGACCACCTCCAGGTCGAGGCCGTCGCGCGGGACCTCCTCGATACGCCGCCAGTCCAGCGGCTCCGGGGCATCCGCCAACTCGGTACCGTCTCGCTCGTCTACCCCTCCGCGAACCACACCCGCTTCGAGCACAGCCTCGGGGTCTATCACCTCGCCTGCAAGGCCCTCGAGCAACTCAACGTCGAGGGCACGCAGGCCGAACGCGTTCAGGCCGCCGCCCTGCTGCACGACGTCGGCCACGGACCGTTCAGCCACAACCTCGAGCCGCTGACCCACCGACGGACGGGCCGGTACCACGACGACGTCGACCACCTGATCGCGGACGGCGCGGTCGGCGACGTCCTTCGGGACCACGACTTAGAACCCGAGCGGATCGCCGGCCTGATCGCCGGCGAGGGCCGGTTCGGCCAGCTCGTCTCGGGCGAGCTCGACGTCGACCGGATGGACTACCTCGTGCGGGACGCCCACCACACCGGCGTCCCCTACGGGACGATCGACCACGAGCGGCTGGTTCGGGAACTGACCTTCGTCGACGGCGAACTCGTGCTCGACGAGGGCAACGTCCAGGCCGCCGAGAGCCTGCTGGTCGCGCGGGCGCTGATGAACCCGACCGTCTACAGCCACAGCGTCGCCCGGATCAGCAAGGCGATGCTCCGCCGGGCGGCCGAACGCCTGCTCGAGCGGACCGACACGGACGCCGAGGCCCTCCAGCGGATGGACGACGCCGACCTGGTCGTCGCCCTGCGCTCCTGTGAGGACACCCAGGAGTTCTCCCGCCGGCTGGACGAACGGGACCTGTTCAAGCGAGCCGTGTGGGCCGAAATCGACGACGTGCCCGGCGGCGTCATCGAGAGCGACCACGAGTCGGTCCGCGAGTTCGAGCGCGAAATCGCCGACCGCGCCGAGGTCGAACAGGAGTGCGTGATTCTCGATATCCCGAGCCGCCCGTCGATGACGGAGTCGACGACGCGCGTGATGGTCAACGGCGACATCCGCCGGCTGGGCCAGCAGTCGCCGCTCGTGGAGGCCCTGCGCGCAGCCCAGTACTCGCAGTGGCGCCTCGGCGTCTACTCGCCGCCCGAAATGCGCGAGCGGGTCGGCCGGGCCGCCGTCGATGTGCTCGGGCTGGACATCGAGGGCGCGCTGGTCAGCGAGGTTCGCGACGGGATGGACACGACGCTGGATCAGTTCGTCGACGACTAA
- a CDS encoding heme-copper oxidase family protein, whose protein sequence is MNRMPGGLRTDQQPPMAIPFRHFVLALAFLVAGVVGGTALTVTTLPGLSTLAFVHVVLLGWIAVTIMGAMTQFVPVWSGVSIHSRRLAVAQLWLVVVGLLGFVGVLLAGELAWLPVVAAPILLGIWLFVYNVGRTLLEARPLEFTERHFAIALACFALVAPLGYLLAVDFTRPAFDAVALVRGDVRLLHATLALYGAVLATVVGALLQLTKMFAQWDLGALEGRLLQLEQALFPTGLLVFAVGRAAGTDLVAQVGAMALLAGLVAFTVVIVRALAGSTAERSPMTDRYWVVVASLYAWTFLTVPAWWLEPTGETVFGHPDAANILLFGVFGFVVVGSLYHIVPFIIWHERYSDRLGFEQVPMIDDLYDDRLERADFALTVVALVGLASAALFDLPSTVTVGSAVLGTAGVVLFVSNVLLTIHTHGPNGLAGVLMTDDRLESDEGGEELESAEGGVGEVGD, encoded by the coding sequence ATGAACCGGATGCCTGGCGGGTTACGGACCGATCAGCAACCGCCGATGGCGATTCCGTTTCGCCACTTCGTGCTCGCGCTGGCGTTTCTCGTCGCCGGCGTCGTCGGCGGAACGGCCCTGACCGTCACGACGCTGCCCGGGCTCTCTACCCTCGCGTTCGTCCACGTCGTCCTGCTGGGGTGGATCGCCGTGACGATCATGGGCGCGATGACCCAGTTCGTCCCCGTCTGGTCGGGCGTTTCGATCCACTCGAGACGGCTCGCCGTCGCCCAACTGTGGCTCGTCGTCGTCGGCCTGCTGGGTTTTGTCGGCGTCCTGCTCGCGGGCGAACTCGCGTGGCTGCCGGTCGTCGCCGCGCCGATCCTGCTCGGGATCTGGCTGTTCGTCTACAACGTCGGGCGGACGCTGCTCGAGGCGCGGCCGCTCGAGTTCACCGAGCGCCACTTCGCGATCGCGCTCGCGTGTTTCGCCCTCGTCGCACCGCTGGGCTACCTGCTCGCGGTCGATTTCACGCGCCCGGCGTTCGACGCGGTGGCGCTCGTTCGCGGCGACGTCCGGTTGCTCCACGCCACGCTCGCGCTGTACGGCGCCGTGCTCGCCACCGTCGTCGGCGCGCTGCTGCAGCTCACGAAGATGTTCGCCCAGTGGGACCTCGGAGCGCTCGAGGGTCGACTGCTCCAACTCGAGCAGGCCCTCTTTCCGACCGGCCTCCTCGTGTTCGCGGTCGGCCGCGCCGCCGGGACTGACCTCGTCGCGCAGGTCGGCGCGATGGCCCTGCTGGCCGGCCTCGTCGCGTTCACAGTGGTCATCGTCCGCGCGCTCGCGGGGTCAACCGCTGAGCGCTCGCCGATGACCGACCGCTACTGGGTCGTCGTCGCCTCGCTGTACGCGTGGACGTTCCTGACGGTTCCCGCGTGGTGGCTCGAGCCGACCGGCGAGACGGTGTTCGGTCACCCCGACGCGGCCAACATCTTACTCTTCGGCGTCTTCGGCTTCGTCGTCGTCGGCTCGCTCTACCACATCGTTCCATTCATCATCTGGCACGAGCGCTACAGCGACCGGCTGGGCTTCGAGCAGGTGCCGATGATCGACGACCTCTACGACGACCGCCTCGAGCGAGCTGACTTCGCGCTCACGGTCGTCGCGCTCGTCGGACTCGCGAGCGCGGCGCTGTTCGATCTGCCGTCGACTGTCACGGTCGGGAGCGCAGTCCTCGGAACCGCCGGCGTCGTCCTGTTCGTCTCGAACGTGCTGCTGACCATCCACACGCACGGGCCGAACGGACTCGCCGGCGTCCTCATGACCGACGACCGGCTCGAGTCCGACGAGGGCGGAGAGGAACTCGAGTCCGCGGAGGGCGGCGTCGGCGAGGTCGGCGACTGA
- a CDS encoding MoaD/ThiS family protein, which produces MTAEATHDQTTDSDRAAESAAETTTVTVRCTGHVREAVGTHELEFTFEGTQLQAFLETFFEDYDVEELLIAETEEEATAHGWAEPPEELPGTWRKNPEGEQTRTYARVCVNGKFNELLDGFQTELEDGDRVALIYPFMFCC; this is translated from the coding sequence ATGACGGCCGAAGCTACCCACGATCAGACGACTGATTCCGACCGCGCTGCAGAGTCTGCCGCCGAAACCACCACCGTCACCGTCCGCTGTACCGGCCACGTCCGCGAAGCCGTCGGCACCCACGAACTCGAGTTTACCTTCGAGGGAACGCAGTTGCAGGCCTTCCTCGAGACCTTCTTCGAGGACTACGACGTCGAGGAGCTGCTGATCGCCGAAACCGAGGAGGAGGCGACGGCCCACGGCTGGGCGGAGCCGCCGGAGGAACTACCGGGGACCTGGCGCAAGAACCCCGAAGGCGAACAGACGCGCACGTACGCTCGCGTCTGCGTCAACGGGAAGTTCAACGAACTGCTGGACGGATTCCAGACGGAACTCGAGGACGGCGATCGCGTGGCGCTGATCTACCCGTTCATGTTCTGCTGTTGA
- a CDS encoding CGCGG family putative rSAM-modified RiPP protein, giving the protein MAEDVSDVEPVTRRDHENSWSANLEQPQHAADRDLVVEQAKDAIEATASGYHVNLVTHGDHGHPETYLWGELEAAFDGIDLEYVDQCGCGGHVTRAHVQD; this is encoded by the coding sequence ATGGCCGAAGACGTCAGCGACGTCGAACCGGTGACGCGGCGCGATCACGAGAACTCGTGGTCCGCGAACCTCGAGCAGCCCCAGCATGCGGCCGACCGCGACCTCGTCGTCGAGCAGGCCAAAGACGCCATCGAGGCGACCGCGAGCGGCTACCACGTCAACCTCGTGACCCACGGCGACCACGGCCACCCCGAAACGTACCTCTGGGGCGAACTCGAGGCCGCGTTCGATGGAATCGACCTCGAGTACGTCGATCAGTGTGGCTGCGGCGGCCACGTGACTCGCGCGCACGTCCAGGATTGA
- a CDS encoding type IV pilin has protein sequence MRSVSLSNVAADRTAVSSVVGVLLLIAITVVLAGVVHTFAFSLADDNLQTYPTAGVSIDADADCTDEKATGLVATHVAGDSIPADELYLESVGENPELSGSWATPDGYSTAGVDDGTVSAGDTATVCAKDDDLEETTVQVVWQADSGARSLVLAEWDGS, from the coding sequence ATGCGCTCCGTCTCGCTGTCGAACGTGGCCGCCGATCGCACCGCCGTCTCGTCCGTCGTCGGCGTTCTCCTTCTGATCGCGATCACCGTCGTCCTGGCCGGCGTCGTTCACACGTTCGCGTTCAGTCTCGCGGACGACAATCTCCAGACGTATCCGACGGCCGGGGTTTCGATCGATGCCGATGCGGACTGTACCGACGAGAAGGCGACGGGGCTCGTCGCGACCCACGTCGCCGGCGACTCGATCCCCGCGGACGAACTCTATCTCGAGTCCGTCGGCGAGAACCCCGAACTTTCGGGCTCGTGGGCCACACCGGACGGGTACTCGACCGCAGGTGTCGACGACGGAACGGTGAGCGCGGGCGATACTGCGACCGTCTGCGCCAAGGACGACGACCTCGAGGAGACAACGGTGCAGGTCGTCTGGCAGGCGGATTCGGGCGCCCGGTCCCTCGTCTTGGCCGAGTGGGACGGCAGCTAA
- a CDS encoding Htur_1727 family rSAM-partnered candidate RiPP: MVEKARRSKVEYDDSDAPIPQWEVFVRDEESDPLRHVGSVAAENPTDAHEQASKLFGWYSVDLWVCPADEVVRFSTDGDADADAADSGADADADGGGTDGGSEEPRVYKETAGASDINSL, encoded by the coding sequence ATGGTCGAGAAGGCGCGCCGTTCGAAGGTCGAATACGATGACTCCGACGCTCCGATCCCGCAGTGGGAGGTCTTCGTCCGCGACGAGGAGTCCGATCCGCTGCGCCACGTCGGCAGCGTCGCCGCCGAGAACCCGACGGATGCCCACGAGCAGGCTTCGAAGCTGTTCGGCTGGTATTCGGTCGATCTCTGGGTCTGTCCGGCCGACGAGGTCGTTCGGTTTTCCACGGACGGGGACGCCGATGCGGATGCCGCGGATTCGGGAGCGGACGCTGACGCGGACGGCGGCGGAACGGACGGCGGGAGCGAGGAACCGCGCGTCTATAAGGAAACGGCAGGAGCGTCCGACATAAACAGCCTGTGA